The window GTAAATGAGTTATTCATTTTGATGAATACCCCTCCTTTGTAAGGTAACATGTGTTGCACTGTGAGCTTTGTGCACGTTGTTATTATTGTATCTTCTGTTTGTGGTTTGTACCAGCTGATCATAGTCTGtcaaatacatgaaaaatgatcaaaaatgaaatttaacttttgtgtgaaaatgttttttctgatctgatggATGGAAACATGCTAACAGCAACATATCGGCCTGTTTGAACCAatatgacagaaacaaataaaatgctgtAATATCAGCTGCTCATTTAGTCAAACAGTCTCCATTAAAGTCATGTGAACCAGCTGTTCACATGATGttcagacaactatcactgatCACTGTCATACTGAAGGAAACTTACacatgtgatgattctcaggtaACTCtgatacaatatacagtactgtgcaaaagtgtTATGtgctaaaagtaaagtgaggatgttcacaaaaataatgctagaaattgtttttctttatcaattaaattcatacaaagttcagtaaagagaaaaaaaaaccttaatcaaatcaatatttgacCAAGCTGTTCTCCTCAGTTCACCTGCACACACGTTTTCAAGATATTTAGTTGTTCCAAGCATTCTGGAGAATTTGCCACAGTTCTGTGGATTTAAACTGTCTTcattcctttttcttcttgtcactgaaaatagttctttatgtctctggctggatgtttggggtcgttgtcctgctgcagaatgaatttgGAACTGTTCATTCTCTGatggtgttgcattatggataTGAATCTAAACACCTAAAGTACCTAAAACTtttacacagtactgtatatatatttaaaaaaaaaaaaaaaaaatcataattataaaaTTGTGTTCTCATAATCATGagaatatttcataaaaatattaatgagaAAATTATGAGAAGATCTGTATCTCTGCTCATCTCacatctcataattatgacataTAAAGTCATAATTATAAGGTGTACATCTTGTAATTATAagatattatataattataatatatatatatattataattgtAAGTTATGATTATTATAAACGTCTGGTTTCACTTTTAGAGGCGTAATTTCACTCcaaagtgtaaataataaaaaattaatggCAGAATTTCATTCTGGAGGTTTGATTTTCCGTCGTTTCCTGGTCCTGatgtgtgattggctgagacacctgtcaatcaaacaaacacacctgcgGATAATCGTGTCTTTAGGAGGCTCTGAGGTTCTTTATTGGAATAACGGTGAAGATTATTTTTCGTCCGTTTGGTGTcgtcatgtgtgtgtgaagtgactTCCTTCTCTGTCAGGTAATCAGCTTTAATCACCTGTAAACACTCACACATCCGCCCACCTGAGAGAGACACACGTTACTCTCTAATGACTCTTTATCGTAACGTTTCAAACCACATGAagaaaaaccacacacacacacacacacacacacacacacacacacacacacacacacacacacacacacacacacacacacacacgctgcagcTCCTCAGCTCTACCTGTCTCCAGGTGTGTTTTAATCTCTCTGTGGTCGCTGTGGTGTCACGTATCAAACGTCCCGCCTCACCTGAGGCCGCGGGGCTTCCAGGAAGGAAGTGAGGGCGGCGCTGTCTCCTCCGACTGATGCGGTCAGGCTTCAAACGCACCTCCCGAACTTCTGAGGGGCAGAAGGTTGAAAGAGACGGATCAGAGGGGTGGGGAGGGGTATAAAAAACAAGCGCACCTGAAGGCAGCATCCAGCAGAGAGGAGCGTTAGAGACCTGACTCTCTAAGAGGCGAAGAAAGCTGAATTTATTCTGTAAAGAGATTTTAAAACAGCAGGAAGATCGTTTTTTCCCTGAGAGGACGTTATTGAAGGATTTAAACTAATTCGTCTGATAATCAGATCGATTATTAAATTGAGAAACAGCTGAGctgcttgttaaaaaaaatttaaaaaacaagtttagaaaaagaaaaagtgacgCTTCCTGACATCAGAGCGAGAAGGAGGTAAAAGGAGGATCCAGACGGTAccagtgattgattgattgattgatcgattggaggatgacgatgacgatgatgatgatgatgatgcggGCCATGCTGTGCGTGTCTCTGGTCTGCGGTTTGGCTCTGGACTCCAACACCATCAGATCCTCCAAAGAGACGCTGCAGAGCCACGAGCGGCCGGTAAGAGAAGAAACTGGAACTACTGGTCCCAGTTTGGATTGatcctttttaataaataaatcaaatatatatatatattatatataacatcatatgtaatatgtaatatgtaatatgtaatcaGCGCGTTTGTATGTTACAGTTCAATCAGTACATCAGACCTGTGATGGGAGATGAACCCAGCTGATCaatacaaatgtattattagtttattattggaaacttcACTCTATGTTGATTTGAAGTGTTCTGAGCAGCTGCATCAAGTCTATTTAATGAATTAAATCCCtttaagtaataataataataataataataataataataataataataataataataattaatagtcTCACTTTTCAAAAGTTCACATTTTAATTGACCAATTATACAATCATTAGATTTtatgataatgtaataaaaacagataattttagtaatttcagttaaagttaaaactgaaataaaaaaaagttaaatgaaaataaaaactacagtaaaatCAGGAAAATTGTAGTTTATATAGTTAAATCAtgactttattgtttttttatgttttttacattttcataatgtTCAGAAACACAATAATGTGCGTATAagaatatatattaattatatgcACACATCTGTTATATTCAACTTcaaatctgatgttttatttcttgtgtgatgattttctcactttcaacattttactgtttatttactgtttgtgtgttaatattaatttcaataataataattaactgcTGTTGTGtcagttttatatttctgtaatattcctgtttgtgtttacagtagTTTGTGTAGTACAGTAGTATAGTATTCTAGGTAGTATTGTTACTGGTAGTAAAATACTACATATAATatgatctgtgtgttttaacgAGGAACTTTTACTTCATTAGTTTGGAGCTAAATATCAAATAGAGTttaatcataaatataaaaatataaattcagTTGTGGGGTCAGATGCCCCCTGGTGGTTCAGAGCAGAATAGCATCTTCAACCAGCCTCATATGTgtcatttatgtgtaaaaatgaataaagacaTAACCGAGCTCCAAATGGATGTTTTATAAGCTGATCATGTGAAGGTAGCAGGTAACTATATctataaagtataaagtagctcAACAGTAAATGTCCACAGTCTTtgctgtaaaaaacacaaaccaactATCAGAGCTGGGTTTGATTCAATGTAAAATGTTTAGCATTATAACTTTACGCTCACCTGTCCTTCAGGTGCGTCCCCATGGCGACCCGGTGGACCCGGCTGTACAACGACAGACGGAGGCAACGTTCAACGCCAACCGTCGACCGACATGTTCAACACCTGACTGTGACGCATCTGCAGTCAGTGACACACAGGTAGTTAAATAATCATATTCTTCCTCTTTCtaacaacagaaacataaatacaaagacaaacattatATCTACATTTAACATcttagtagaagaagaagaagaagacagtcCTGGTGGGAATTAGTTTGCTTTCATCTCAgtgtttctgggttttttgATCTGATATCTGTGAGGCTCCAGTCTGAGGAAACAAACCCACCTGTCTGTTCAGAGGAGCGTTTgattcaacatgtttgtgacTGTTTGGCTcattagttttgtgtgtgtgtgtgtcagaaggGAGAGTGCAGTAACAGAGCTCGGAGGAGACAGTCCTCGcaggacagacaggcagacagacaggcggacagacagcgagacagagagacagacagtcagagcGACACCGGCAGTTTCAACAGGACCAAAGGTGAGTCTGTCTCTGGATACTACGAGTCCCAGAATGCACTGCTGTAGCAAACATCCAATCAGAGAGTTTCTtccagtttgtctgtttgtcccACCGAGACGTTGATTCGTCAGTTTTGTGACGTGACGGAGAAGCACTGATGCTGTTTGGAGGAAGAAATGAATAGTTCAAAGACTGATGTTGTAAACTTGCTCTTGATTTTTGGGATGTTTTATATTCACACCTACAAGTTCACAAACCAAAAACCAAACTTTAGTGTATTCAAAGCCACTTTTAAAGGAGgttcccagtgtttccagtgtgtcaaaccagcagtcaggtgtctgtaatcattcctcctgttcatactggatattaaaagatccacagtcctcgttttaggaaataatgcatttaaaagtctgtgtgaagcttctattcagcttcagcagtctgagttagtcatatcagtggatatctgacacatttacagtctttgtgtttccctgttgagctgcaggtggaagtatagtaacaaaaagaggaactttggcactaaaaagactgtaacgttgaaagatatctaaaCATAGCACAAACAGTAAGGAAATcagtgtttggtagattatttctttgttgtaacaatgcttcttggcaataaatcttatactgttggaaagcctgtttatttccctttttaaatggcgcctggcacctcctcctcatgctggtcacacTCTGCTGTGGGACGGCATctcattcttcaaccagcatttgtcacaagtcagccaacgtggttgtgttggtcactctgccatgaacagcacgcccaagctgatcccacaagtgttcaatggggttgaggtcaggactgctggcaggccgttccatcctctccaactcccaaattctggaggtagtctctgataaaccccacaAACCGACAactgctggttgaagaatgggatgccatcccacagcagtgtgtgaccaggctggtgaccagcatgaggaggaggtgccaggctgttgtgctgtgtgtggttcttccacacgctactgaggctcctgtttgttaaatgaatcaattgttaaattgccaatatgtcttgtttcttcaaacttcagtcatccaatccaccaaacaccaaacaagagtcaatggcagaataaacTGTTTGGCAtcggcagagaagatttggcaaatttttcatgggcgcaacccacatactcagctctgccgCTCAttccacaaatgcatgttccttacaaatgtggctccatttaaaagggaaataaacaggctttccaatggtaTAAGATTTACTGCCAAGAAGCatcgttacaacaaagaaataatctaccaaacactaATTTCCtcactttttgtgctaagtttacttgatttgactcatttggacgctgaagcttcatattagcttcagactgtggattttgtcctccatcacttccattgtaaggtcattatgaaggatcttctaatggtcagtatgaacaggaggaatgattacagcaagaaaaacatctttaatgttcatttaggctcctgactgttggtttaatgacacatttgataAATTGTGAACCGTCCTTAATCCAGTTTTCTCTGCATCTTTGTTGTAAATTCAATTTTATCAttgaactaaataaataaataaagtctgtCCTCGTGTCCTGCAGCTCCAGAGATGTCCAGCTGCGTCCGGTCCGGCGACTGTGCGGCCGGTCTGTGCTGCGTCCGTTACCTGACCGGTAAACGCTGCCAGCGGATCCCAGAGGAGGGCGAGGCCTGTCTGCTCAGAGGCTCCAAGATGAGGAGGAACCTGGGACGCTGCGACTGTGGCGAGGGGCTGACCTGCACCGCCGCCAGCCGGGCGGAGCTCAGCAAAGCCAAAGGCCAAGGGGTGTGTCTCCCGAACCAGGAGCAGGGGAGAACAAGGCATTCTGGGAAGACGAGGAGGACGgcagagagcagctgctgaCACATTTATTATAAACTTTGTAGCATTTGTACAC is drawn from Thunnus albacares chromosome 2, fThuAlb1.1, whole genome shotgun sequence and contains these coding sequences:
- the LOC122969375 gene encoding uncharacterized protein LOC122969375 codes for the protein MTMTMMMMMMRAMLCVSLVCGLALDSNTIRSSKETLQSHERPVRPHGDPVDPAVQRQTEATFNANRRPTCSTPDCDASAVSDTQKGECSNRARRRQSSQDRQADRQADRQRDRETDSQSDTGSFNRTKAPEMSSCVRSGDCAAGLCCVRYLTGKRCQRIPEEGEACLLRGSKMRRNLGRCDCGEGLTCTAASRAELSKAKGQGVCLPNQEQGRTRHSGKTRRTAESSC